The following coding sequences lie in one Acidimicrobiales bacterium genomic window:
- a CDS encoding VTT domain-containing protein, with translation MHLEHLIETVGTIGLFAIVFAESGLLIGFFLPGDSLLFTAGLLASQGKLNFPLILVGCFVAAVAGDQVGYAFGNRVGPALFRRPESRLFKHENLEKAQAYFDKYGSKTIVLARFVPIVRTFAPILAGVGTMEYRTFVRFNILGGFIWAVGVTSLGYILGDTIPDIDKYLLPVIGFIILLSLIPVFLELRRARRGGARPQK, from the coding sequence GTGCATCTTGAGCATTTGATCGAGACGGTCGGGACCATCGGCTTGTTCGCCATCGTGTTCGCCGAGTCGGGGCTGCTCATCGGGTTCTTCCTGCCCGGCGACTCGCTGCTGTTCACCGCCGGGCTGCTGGCCTCCCAGGGCAAGCTGAACTTCCCGCTGATCCTGGTGGGCTGCTTCGTGGCGGCGGTGGCGGGCGATCAGGTGGGCTACGCCTTCGGGAACCGGGTGGGGCCCGCCCTGTTCCGGCGGCCAGAGTCGCGGCTGTTCAAGCACGAGAACCTGGAGAAGGCCCAAGCCTACTTCGACAAGTACGGCTCGAAGACGATCGTGCTGGCTCGGTTCGTGCCCATCGTGCGCACGTTCGCCCCGATCCTCGCCGGCGTGGGGACGATGGAGTACCGGACGTTCGTCCGCTTCAACATCCTCGGTGGGTTCATCTGGGCGGTGGGCGTGACGTCGCTCGGCTACATCCTGGGCGACACCATCCCCGACATCGACAAGTACCTGCTGCCGGTGATCGGCTTCATCATCCTGCTGTCGCTGATCCCGGTGTTCCTCGAACTGCGTCGAGCTCGGCGCGGAGGCGCTCGACCTCAGAAGTGA